CGCCGCAGTTGGCCTTATCTCGCTGGTGATTTGGGAATGGTTCCACAAAGAGCCCATAGTGGATGTCCATCTGTTCAAACTCTTCAATTTCATGAGCTGCAGCGTTATGTTTTTTGTCGTCGGCATCGTTCTATTCAGCTCGACTGTGCTCCTTCCTCAATTTCTGCAGACCCTTGTGGGCTACACGGCGCAAAAGGCTGGGATGGTGCTCTCGGTCGCCGCCATCTTGCTTCTCATTCTTCTACAGGTCGTCGGCCGTCTCACAACAAGATTCCAGGCTCGGCACATCCTTGCATTTGGCTGGATCACCCTTGCCTTGGGTATGTATGTAACCTGCAAGCGCATCGATCTACTGATTAGCTTTGGTGGCGCCACATGGTTGCGGATCGTGCAGTACTTGCCGGTTGGATTCTTGTTCGTTCCGCTTACGATGGCAGCCTATGTTGGCGTGCCGAAGAACAAGACGAATGCTGCTGCAGGCCTGATGAACTTCATGCGCAATATCGGACAGAGCGTGGGAACTTCAGCTGTGACCACGCTGATCGCGCGGCGAAGTCAATATCATCAATCCGTCCTCGCCGTCTACACGCGTTCACCCCAGTGCAATGTAGCCATTGCAGAGCTGGCAACACACCTGTCCAATGCTGGTTTCGATCTGTACTCCGCCCAACAGGCAGCGCTTGCCAGGATGTACAGCATACTCAACGCGCAGGCCCAAGCCCTCTCTTATATTGATGTCTACTGGTTGCTTGCAGTGACTTCCTCTCTGATGTTTTTGTTGTGCTTCCTGCTGGAGAAAAACAAACCGGGAGCATCGGGCGAGGTCCAAGTGCATTGACGCAGATCTTTATGCGGAGCTAGGCAACAGGTCTCAGTTCTCGTTCTTTGAGGACGCTTCAGAAGCGCTACAGCGCCGATTAGAGATTTTGGGCCGGTAGGTTGATGAAGGAGGAACATGGGAGGCGATAACGTGGAACAGCTGTGGTACGGCTTGTGCCTGATCGAGGCAGTAGTCGCTTTGTTCGTCGTATCCGTCGCGGTCCTGCTCTTTAAGCGATTCTTGCGCTGTATTCCCTGCAATCGCGTTAAGCGGCGTTCGGCGAAACACACGATGGCGCATTCGCTTAGCACTGTGCGGCCAACTCGGAAAGCTGCCGGTCTCGATCCGGGCGACATTGAGAGGCGCGTCGGATGAGCGGTTGTGACCGGCTCTTATGCTTGCCCCGCATTGGGCAAATCGTCTTGAGGGAGAACCTTGAGGTAATTCCATCACTTTGAAATATGGGAGATTTAGCAATGACTCAGAAACAGATTCAAGTCGGAATCGTAGGTGCAAGCGCACAAAAGAGCTGGGCGAACCTATCGCACGTTCCAGCGATCAACGGCCTTTCCGGCCTGAGGCTCGCAGCTGTGGCAACGCGCAACGAGCACAGTGCCCGAAAATCGGCTGAAGCCTTCGGTACTAACCGCTGGTTTTCCGATCCGCTCGCGATGATCAACGATGACAAGATTGATGTCATCACCATTTCCGTAAATGTTCCCGCACATCGCGAACTTGTTTTGGCGGCGCTGGATGCCGGCAAAGCGGTCTACTGCGAAGCGCCTCTCGGACGCACTGTCGCGGAGGCCGAAGAGATGGCCAACGCGGTCGGTTCACTTCATACCGCAATCGGATTGCAGGGCCGTTTAAATCCGGCCGTGCGGCGTGCGGCTGAATTACTTTCTTCCGGAAAGATTGGACGACCGCTCAACGCGAGAATTGTCTCAGCCACCACCGGCTTCGGCCCGGAGATCCATTCTTCCCATGATCTTTTCAATAAAACAGTCTCCGGCGCAAACCTGCTGACCATCACTGCGGGACATACCCTCGATATGATAGAGGCCGTCCTCGGACCAATCATCGAGGTTGACGCCCTGACCGAGACCCTATGGCCTGCCGTCAAACTGACGGACACCGGCGGTCATAGTGTGCGTGAAACTCCCGATCACATCGACGTCCTGGGTAAGACGCGTTCTGGCGCCGTATTCACGGCCGACATCAGTGGTGGGGTCACGCCGGAGGATGCTCGCTTCACCTTCGAAATCAGGGGATCGGAAGGGTGGCTAAGCTTGACCGGGGGGCATCCTTATGGTTTCCAGGCTGGTGACCTCAAGCTGGCGTCGAACATCCAATTCGCGCCGCCGGAAAGGGCCGCGGTCTCCGGTGGGTTCACGGATGCAGCGATCAACGTGGCAGAGGTCTACGCGCATCTTGTCTGCGATCTGCATTCGGATACCTACACCACGCCGGGGTTTGAACACGCACTTCACAACGCTCGTCTCATCGCAGCAGTAAGGCGCGCCGCCGAACGTGGCGAGCGGCAGAAATTACTTGAACAGATGGAGAGCCTCGACGACCCAAGAGTAACGACGTAATGTCTGATACACGAGCAAAGCCGCGCGGGTGTGGATTGGCAGTGAGAAACAAGCTTCACTTCAGCAGGCCGAGCCTCGCGCGTCTTCGTTCTTAATGAGCGATAATCGCCGAGGCACTCATCGAGACCCGGTTTTATACCGGCAAGACGGCTAATAAGATGGTCCGCCGCTTGAGTCACGCGCGGAAGCGGTTGATCGAGGTGCAGCATTTAAGAAGGAGGATCATCGACATGCAGATACACTCGGTTGGCATCGATCTAGGCAAGACGACCTTTCATCTCGTAGCACTCGGCGCCGCCGGCAAGGTGATTGTGCGGAGGAAGTTCACCCGGAACCAACTTCTGGTCTATACCGCGAACTTCCCGGCATCTCTGATCGGGCTCGAGGCCTGTTCCGGAGCTCATTTTTTCGGACGCGCACTACGCAAGCAGGGCCATGATGTCCGGCTTATCCCGGCTCAGTTTGTGAAGCCGTTCGTGAAGTCGAACAAGAATGACTTCATCGACGCAGAGGCGATCGCCGAGGTAGTCGAGCGGAAGAACATGCGCTTTGTCCCGATCAAGACCGATGATCAGCTGGATCTGCAGGGCATCCACCGGGTCCGCCGCTTGATCTCCCGGCGCACGGCGGTGATCAATCAGCTTCGGGCATTTCTGCTCGAGCGCGGGATGGTTTTTGCGCACAGGCCAGCGAATCTCAAGGCTGCCATGGCCGACGTTCTTGAGAACGCAGAGGCTGACCTGACGCCGCAGATGCGGAACCCGATCGACAGCTGTGGGATAAGTGGAAGCTCGTTGAGCAGCAGATCGAGAAG
The sequence above is a segment of the Acidicapsa acidisoli genome. Coding sequences within it:
- a CDS encoding DHA2 family efflux MFS transporter permease subunit, with protein sequence MSSATTISVENASGTLEVNPWLIGVVVSLAAFMEVLDTSIANVALPHIAGSMGASNDESTWVLTSYLVSNAIVLPISGFLVSLLGRKRFFLICITFFTVSSFLCGLAPSLGLLLLFRVLQGAFGGGLQPMTQAILADTFPPEKRGLAFALYGVTAICAPAIGPTLGGWLTDNYSWRWIFYINVPVGVLAVILVSQLVKDPPYLVRKKGREASFDFVGFGILAIAVGALQIALDKGQEDDWFGSHFITTLLIIAAVGLISLVIWEWFHKEPIVDVHLFKLFNFMSCSVMFFVVGIVLFSSTVLLPQFLQTLVGYTAQKAGMVLSVAAILLLILLQVVGRLTTRFQARHILAFGWITLALGMYVTCKRIDLLISFGGATWLRIVQYLPVGFLFVPLTMAAYVGVPKNKTNAAAGLMNFMRNIGQSVGTSAVTTLIARRSQYHQSVLAVYTRSPQCNVAIAELATHLSNAGFDLYSAQQAALARMYSILNAQAQALSYIDVYWLLAVTSSLMFLLCFLLEKNKPGASGEVQVH
- a CDS encoding Gfo/Idh/MocA family protein — encoded protein: MTQKQIQVGIVGASAQKSWANLSHVPAINGLSGLRLAAVATRNEHSARKSAEAFGTNRWFSDPLAMINDDKIDVITISVNVPAHRELVLAALDAGKAVYCEAPLGRTVAEAEEMANAVGSLHTAIGLQGRLNPAVRRAAELLSSGKIGRPLNARIVSATTGFGPEIHSSHDLFNKTVSGANLLTITAGHTLDMIEAVLGPIIEVDALTETLWPAVKLTDTGGHSVRETPDHIDVLGKTRSGAVFTADISGGVTPEDARFTFEIRGSEGWLSLTGGHPYGFQAGDLKLASNIQFAPPERAAVSGGFTDAAINVAEVYAHLVCDLHSDTYTTPGFEHALHNARLIAAVRRAAERGERQKLLEQMESLDDPRVTT